The Helicobacter pylori genome includes a window with the following:
- a CDS encoding transporter substrate-binding domain-containing protein produces MKTNGLFKVWGLFLVLIALVFNACSDSHKEKKDALEVIKQRGVLKVGVFSDKPPFGSVDSKGQYQGYDVVIAKRMALDLLGDENKIEFIPVEASARVEFLKANKVDIIMANFTRTKEREKVVDFAKPYMKVALGVISKDGVIKNIEELKDKELIVNKGTIADFYFTKNYPNIKLLKFEQNTETFLALLNNKATALAHDNTLLLAWAKQHPEFKLGITSLGDKDVIAPAIKKGNPKLLEWLDNEMDSLISSDFLKEAYKETLEPVYGDEIKPEEIIFE; encoded by the coding sequence ATGAAAACGAACGGGCTTTTTAAGGTATGGGGGCTGTTTTTAGTTTTAATCGCTTTAGTCTTTAACGCATGTTCTGATAGCCATAAAGAAAAAAAGGACGCTTTAGAAGTCATTAAGCAAAGAGGGGTTTTAAAAGTGGGGGTTTTTAGCGATAAGCCTCCTTTTGGATCTGTGGATTCTAAGGGACAATATCAAGGCTATGATGTCGTCATTGCTAAACGCATGGCCCTTGATTTATTGGGCGATGAAAATAAGATTGAGTTCATTCCTGTAGAAGCTTCAGCTAGGGTGGAATTTTTAAAAGCCAATAAAGTGGATATTATCATGGCTAATTTCACGCGCACTAAAGAAAGAGAAAAAGTCGTGGATTTCGCTAAGCCGTATATGAAAGTCGCTTTGGGGGTGATTTCTAAAGATGGGGTCATTAAAAATATAGAAGAGTTGAAGGATAAAGAGTTGATTGTGAATAAAGGCACGATAGCGGATTTTTATTTCACTAAAAATTACCCCAATATCAAACTTTTGAAATTTGAACAAAACACAGAGACTTTTTTAGCCCTTTTAAATAATAAGGCTACCGCTCTAGCCCATGATAACACTTTATTGCTCGCTTGGGCGAAACAACACCCTGAGTTTAAATTAGGCATTACAAGCCTTGGCGATAAGGATGTGATCGCTCCAGCGATTAAAAAAGGTAACCCTAAGCTTTTAGAATGGTTGGATAACGAAATGGATTCCCTCATTTCTAGCGACTTCTTAAAAGAAGCTTACAAGGAAACTTTAGAGCCTGTTTATGGCGATGAAATCAAACCGGAAGAAATTATTTTTGAATGA
- a CDS encoding amino acid ABC transporter ATP-binding protein: MSVILETKGLKKTYQNHLVLDGINFTLNKGEVAVILGPSGCGKSTFLKCLNGLEKIDGGEILFENTNLNTPATNWNQMRQKIGMVFQNYELFPHLNVLDNILLAPLKVQKRSKDEVISQAVELLKRVGLEHKQQAYPKELSGGQKQRVAIVRSLCMRPKIMLFDEVTASLDPEMVKEVLEVILELATTGMSMVIVTHEMKFAQKIAHKIVFFDSGKIAEENSAKEFFNHPKSQRAQKFLETFHFLGSC, from the coding sequence ATGAGCGTGATTTTAGAAACCAAAGGGTTAAAAAAAACCTATCAAAACCATTTGGTTTTAGACGGCATCAATTTCACTTTAAACAAGGGTGAAGTGGCAGTGATTTTAGGGCCTAGCGGGTGCGGGAAAAGCACTTTTTTAAAATGTTTGAACGGGCTTGAAAAGATTGATGGAGGTGAAATCCTTTTTGAAAACACTAACCTTAATACACCAGCCACTAACTGGAATCAAATGCGCCAAAAAATAGGCATGGTGTTTCAAAATTATGAATTGTTCCCGCATTTAAATGTGTTAGATAATATCTTACTCGCCCCCTTAAAAGTGCAAAAACGATCCAAAGATGAGGTTATTTCTCAAGCCGTAGAGCTTTTAAAGCGAGTGGGTTTGGAGCATAAACAACAAGCTTATCCTAAAGAATTGAGCGGCGGGCAAAAGCAGCGAGTAGCGATCGTGCGTTCTTTGTGCATGCGGCCAAAAATCATGCTCTTTGATGAAGTAACCGCCTCTTTAGACCCTGAAATGGTTAAAGAAGTTTTAGAAGTGATTTTAGAATTGGCCACAACGGGCATGAGCATGGTGATTGTAACGCATGAAATGAAATTCGCGCAAAAAATCGCTCATAAAATCGTGTTTTTTGATAGCGGTAAGATCGCTGAAGAAAACAGCGCTAAAGAATTTTTTAACCACCCTAAATCTCAAAGAGCACAAAAATTTTTAGAAACTTTCCATTTTTTAGGGAGCTGTTAA